A window of Primulina tabacum isolate GXHZ01 chromosome 4, ASM2559414v2, whole genome shotgun sequence contains these coding sequences:
- the LOC142541916 gene encoding uncharacterized protein LOC142541916: protein MDISSFRQKDGETLHTAWGRFRKMLRRCPQHGFSLSEQVQIFYNGVDPSVRSMLDAAANGSLYRKTPRVALEIISNMDENSAGWKNHPNLSWKNTENSLNPTHIPPLPIPRQVRQQGLLVPTAPPGFKQEDQRPIYEDFMMKHVVGMETRLQNHDAILRRLDAQMGQIANQLANRPLGTLPSDTEKNPKGVNAVSTVIKAEEEEPKRQNSTDMEAKNDGGMKPKIEEAKEQNPQTTRKTDKKGKEFDSNDNIDINTLPFPQRASYFANKLPPKLKDPGSFSIPCTIGNSNFNKALCDLGASINLMPYSCFEKLGIGEVKPTTISLQLADRSIKYPRGVIGDVLVKVDKFIFSVDFVVLDMEEDREIPLILGRPF, encoded by the exons ATGGATATTTCATCTTTTCGCCAGAAGGATGGGGAGACATTACATACAGCTTGGGGAAGATTTAGAAagatgttgaggaggtgtcctcaACATGGTTTCTCTTTATCTGAACAAGTTCAGATTTTCTATAACGGAGTAGATCCTTCTGTGCGTTCCATGCTAGATGCGGCAGCCAATGGTAGCTTATACAGGAAGACTCCACGAGTTGcacttgaaataatttcaaatatggaTGAAAATAGTGCAG GATGGAAGAATCACCCTAATTTGTCTTGGAAGAATACAGAGAATTCCCTTAATCCAACACATATTCCTCCACTGCCCATTCCTCGACAAGTGAGACAACAAGGATTATTGGTACCTACAGCACCTCCAGGATTCAAGCAAGAAGATCAAAGACCAATTTATgaggattttatgatgaaacatgtTGTGGGAATGGAGACGAGACTGCAGAATCATGACGCTATCTTGCGAAGGTTGGATGCTCAAATGGGTCAAATAGCCAATCAATTAGCAAATCGGCCCCTTGGAACACTACCAAGTGATACCGAGAAAAATCCGAAAGGAGTGAATGCAGTGAGTACAGTGATCAAGGCCGAGGAAGAGGAACCAAAGAGGCAGAATTCTACAGATATGGAGGCAAAGAATGATGGAGGAATGAAACCAAAAATAGAAGAAGCTAAGGAACAGAACCCTCAGACTACACGGAAGACAGATAAGAAAGGTAAGGAATTTGATTctaatgataatattgatattaatacacTTCCTTTTCCTCAAAGAGCAAG CTATTTTGCAAATAAATTACCTCCAAAGCTTAAGGATCCAGGTAGTTTCTCCATTCCTTGCACTATAGGTAATTCTAATTTTAACAAAGCattgtgtgatcttggtgctaGCATAAATCTTATGCCTTATTCCTGCTTTGAGAAATTGGGGATTGGAGAagttaaaccaaccactatTTCCCTTCAACTTGCTGATAGGTCTATTAAATATCCTAGAGGGGTTATAGGGGATGTCTTGGTTAAGgttgataaatttatattttcagtTGACTTTGTTGTGCTAGACATGGAGGAGGATCGTGAGATCCCCCTAATTTTAGGTCGTCCTTTCTAA